A genomic stretch from Spiroplasma endosymbiont of Clivina fossor includes:
- a CDS encoding IS256 family transposase, translating into MTKKIKKEPDAIDKVVDYFLENIDNPQDLFKGNTIFQEFTKKLTERMLNTEIKDYLETDENHNKRNGNTQKTIITKNGSIAIDVSRDRNSTFEPVIIPKRQRRFDNFDQKVISLYARGMTISDIKAQLQEFYHGAEISESLISQITDDVIEEVKMWQTKPLEKIYPIVYFDCIVVKVKQDKRIINKAVYLALGINLDGLKDILGMWISENEGAKFWLNNLTEMKNRGLQDILVACSDNLTGMSDAIEAVFPKTQHQLCIVHQIRNSLKFVPYKDRKLVANDLKSIYTAINEEIALVALDHFSEKWNKKYPQITKSWKNNWNNLIIFLEYPQEFRRIIYTTNAIESVNSQLRKVIKNKKIFPNDASVFKIFYLAFQNMVKKWTMPIQNWGSAISHLMIKFEDRVNLS; encoded by the coding sequence ATGACAAAAAAAATAAAAAAAGAACCTGACGCAATTGATAAAGTTGTTGATTATTTTTTAGAAAATATTGATAATCCACAAGATTTATTTAAAGGCAATACTATTTTTCAGGAATTTACCAAAAAATTAACTGAACGAATGTTAAATACGGAAATTAAAGATTATCTTGAAACTGATGAGAATCATAATAAAAGAAATGGCAACACACAAAAAACCATTATTACTAAAAATGGTTCAATCGCAATTGATGTATCAAGAGATCGAAATAGTACTTTTGAACCAGTAATTATTCCGAAAAGACAAAGAAGATTTGATAACTTTGATCAAAAAGTAATTTCTTTATATGCAAGAGGAATGACAATTTCTGATATCAAAGCACAATTGCAAGAATTCTATCACGGAGCAGAAATTTCAGAAAGTTTAATTAGTCAAATAACTGATGATGTTATTGAAGAAGTTAAAATGTGACAAACTAAACCTTTAGAGAAGATTTATCCGATTGTTTATTTTGATTGTATTGTTGTTAAAGTAAAGCAAGATAAACGAATAATAAATAAAGCAGTTTATCTTGCCTTAGGAATTAATTTAGATGGTTTAAAAGATATTTTAGGAATGTGAATTAGCGAGAATGAGGGCGCCAAATTTTGACTTAATAATCTTACGGAAATGAAAAATCGTGGCTTACAAGATATTCTTGTTGCTTGTAGCGATAATTTAACTGGAATGTCTGATGCAATAGAAGCTGTGTTCCCAAAAACACAGCACCAATTATGCATTGTTCATCAAATTCGTAATAGTTTAAAATTTGTCCCTTACAAAGATCGCAAACTTGTAGCTAATGATTTAAAATCAATTTATACAGCAATTAATGAAGAAATAGCGCTAGTTGCTTTAGATCATTTTTCTGAAAAATGAAATAAAAAGTATCCACAAATTACTAAATCATGAAAAAATAACTGAAATAATTTAATAATTTTTCTTGAATATCCTCAAGAATTTAGAAGGATTATTTACACAACTAATGCGATTGAATCTGTTAATAGTCAACTAAGAAAAGTCATTAAGAATAAAAAGATTTTTCCTAATGACGCATCAGTTTTTAAAATATTTTATTTAGCATTTCAAAATATGGTTAAGAAATGAACGATGCCAATTCAAAATTGGGGTAGTGCAATTTCACATTTAATGATAAAATTTGAGGACAGAGTGAATTTAAGTTAA
- a CDS encoding transposase family protein gives MKTQVIIEKDSKKIISSDFSYGKNHDFKILKDSKIKFLPETTVLVDLGYQGIQKINHNVLIPKRKSKKNPLNKEEKQNNERISKMRIVIENVFAILKKFKIISEKYRNRRKRFALRFNLIASIYNLQLLV, from the coding sequence ATAAAAACACAAGTTATAATTGAAAAAGATAGTAAAAAAATTATTAGTTCTGATTTTTCTTATGGTAAAAACCATGACTTTAAAATTTTAAAAGATTCAAAAATTAAATTTTTACCAGAAACAACTGTTTTAGTGGATTTAGGTTATCAAGGCATACAAAAAATTAATCATAATGTTTTAATTCCTAAAAGAAAATCAAAGAAAAACCCTTTAAATAAAGAAGAAAAGCAAAATAATGAGCGAATTTCAAAAATGAGAATTGTTATTGAAAATGTTTTTGCTATACTTAAAAAATTTAAAATTATTAGTGAAAAATATCGAAATCGTAGAAAAAGATTTGCTTTAAGATTTAATTTAATAGCTTCAATTTATAATTTACAACTATTAGTTTAA
- a CDS encoding transposase family protein: MKFKKNNQISDKNFLRLTGIKHTTFNKMLEILKIEELKKRFRRGRTNKLSLENRILMTLEYWREYRTYFHIAKSYDISESSCYRNIKWIEDTLIKHPNFQQLTGQKSLLKDYFKDKTVIIDVTESQIQRPKKDKNSTTQEKRKNTQ; encoded by the coding sequence ATGAAATTTAAAAAAAATAATCAAATAAGTGATAAAAATTTTTTAAGATTAACTGGTATTAAACATACTACTTTTAATAAAATGCTAGAAATTTTAAAAATAGAAGAATTAAAAAAGAGATTTCGTCGCGGAAGAACCAATAAATTATCATTAGAAAATCGTATTTTAATGACTTTAGAATATTGAAGAGAATATAGAACTTATTTTCATATTGCAAAAAGTTATGATATTAGTGAAAGTAGTTGTTATAGAAATATCAAATGAATTGAAGACACTTTAATAAAACACCCTAATTTTCAACAACTTACTGGTCAAAAATCACTATTAAAAGATTATTTCAAAGATAAGACTGTTATAATTGATGTAACTGAAAGCCAAATCCAACGCCCAAAAAAAGACAAAAACAGCACTACTCAGGAAAAAAGAAAAAACACACAATAA
- a CDS encoding transposase, whose product MIQISLPGQSSKTISRFIKTTLKTAWYNRQKLMKSKQLENTQLKFKKLSGKIQIDETFIKEIHKGNFKYKTDPRRIHLDPFATNTKCCIQMAIDNNNNIYVKSTNTKRLQKQWVIENMNKELINENSIITSDMQKLYFLVAKQTNSTLCVTKTTINPEASYRNLNKISKLQSSLKEALIHYHGLGFTNIQNYLNLWKWKYQHKGLTPNQQTAVLYFNV is encoded by the coding sequence TTGATTCAAATTTCATTGCCGGGGCAATCTAGTAAAACAATTTCTCGTTTTATTAAAACTACATTAAAAACTGCTTGATATAATCGTCAAAAATTAATGAAATCAAAACAATTAGAAAATACCCAATTAAAATTTAAAAAATTATCTGGTAAAATCCAAATCGATGAAACATTTATTAAAGAAATTCATAAAGGAAATTTCAAATATAAAACTGATCCACGAAGAATTCACCTTGACCCATTCGCAACTAATACTAAATGCTGTATTCAAATGGCAATTGATAATAATAACAATATTTATGTTAAATCCACAAACACCAAACGTTTACAAAAACAATGAGTTATTGAAAATATGAACAAAGAATTAATTAACGAAAATTCAATTATTACTTCTGATATGCAAAAATTATATTTTTTAGTAGCAAAACAAACAAATTCTACTTTATGTGTAACTAAAACAACAATTAATCCTGAAGCTAGTTATCGTAACTTAAATAAAATCAGTAAATTACAATCTAGTCTTAAAGAAGCCTTAATTCATTATCATGGTTTAGGTTTTACTAATATTCAAAATTATTTAAATCTCTGAAAATGAAAATACCAACATAAGGGTTTAACTCCAAACCAACAAACAGCGGTATTATATTTTAATGTATAA
- a CDS encoding ribosome-inactivating family protein, translating to MKKNTKKKNYQWNSIFNEINSIIQSNISTIQHKKIKENEINKIIANKYSINKNQLNYNGSYQNKGLNAVNQNINITKENLNKIIANLSNYTHDSTRTEEEIQTIKDKLARLIFITSEAMRFGSYLKCFNYEKNGQKVEFKNIPTNVQEILDGKIDSLKWKVYENQLIGGWIASSKNLEQKRKEIFKKLNKRIIVSNFLSEHNKELNKIFKKSSKQSQNWETEVKSDVQKIIKNSNNQEYINLETDILKNINGLFIANEKEILILSKTLDKIKKIINLIILKGFYVKLLFLL from the coding sequence TTAAAAAAGAATACGAAGAAAAAAAACTATCAATGAAATAGTATATTTAATGAAATAAATTCAATTATTCAAAGTAATATTAGTACAATTCAACATAAAAAAATCAAAGAAAATGAAATAAATAAAATTATAGCAAACAAATATTCAATAAATAAAAATCAATTAAATTATAATGGGTCATATCAAAATAAAGGTCTAAATGCCGTGAATCAAAATATTAATATTACTAAAGAAAATTTAAATAAGATAATTGCAAATTTATCAAATTATACTCATGATTCAACAAGAACAGAAGAAGAAATTCAAACAATAAAAGATAAGTTAGCGCGATTAATTTTTATCACTAGCGAAGCAATGCGTTTTGGTTCGTATCTTAAATGTTTTAATTATGAAAAAAATGGTCAAAAAGTTGAATTTAAAAATATTCCAACAAATGTTCAAGAAATACTTGATGGTAAAATTGATTCACTTAAATGAAAAGTTTATGAGAACCAATTAATAGGCGGATGAATAGCATCTAGTAAAAATTTAGAACAAAAAAGAAAAGAAATTTTTAAAAAATTAAATAAACGAATTATTGTTTCAAATTTTTTAAGTGAACATAATAAAGAACTAAACAAAATCTTTAAAAAATCATCAAAACAAAGTCAAAATTGAGAAACAGAAGTTAAATCTGATGTTCAAAAAATAATTAAAAATTCTAATAATCAAGAATATATAAATTTAGAAACTGATATTTTAAAAAATATTAATGGTTTATTCATAGCAAATGAAAAGGAAATTTTAATTTTGTCGAAAACTCTTGATAAAATAAAAAAAATCATCAACTTGATAATTTTAAAAGGCTTTTATGTAAAATTACTATTTTTACTTTAA
- a CDS encoding ribosome-inactivating family protein — translation MKKLLELLGIILITSNAAGPLAANKPNNNKDKIKNSLETLTRQKRQAPPAQTDIIEKEITLDKNYSDNIQKMLKDFMKNNQIDPLRMINNEGIVTTDKFETLAKIKERDANIKIIEKLDEILQLREFDANKIRILILTLKNSDKNKEIKLVINLDNLYLQGFINKNNQYFYFKEEKSFEQWNQEKKKIEDQLNEWKILEEKFNSLSLNDEIKNKIKEIDNFKDESKRKLNQENSEENKKIIRLIQNNSFTEIEKSCQDDEIKQKILKLKPFWNIYQKIQQIRQKALNLLNKGKSEIKKEYEEKKLSMK, via the coding sequence ATGAAAAAACTTTTAGAATTACTAGGAATAATTTTGATAACCAGCAATGCAGCAGGACCATTAGCCGCCAATAAGCCTAATAACAATAAAGATAAAATTAAAAACAGTCTAGAAACATTAACTCGCCAAAAAAGACAAGCACCACCAGCTCAAACTGATATTATTGAAAAAGAAATTACTTTAGATAAAAATTATTCTGACAATATTCAAAAAATGTTAAAAGACTTTATGAAAAATAACCAAATTGATCCGTTAAGAATGATAAATAACGAAGGAATTGTTACAACAGATAAATTTGAAACACTAGCCAAAATAAAAGAACGCGACGCTAATATTAAAATTATAGAAAAATTAGATGAAATTCTACAATTAAGAGAGTTTGATGCAAATAAAATAAGAATCTTAATCTTAACCTTAAAAAATAGTGATAAAAATAAGGAGATAAAACTAGTAATTAATTTAGATAATCTTTATCTGCAAGGATTTATCAATAAAAATAATCAATATTTTTATTTTAAAGAAGAAAAAAGTTTTGAGCAATGAAATCAAGAAAAAAAGAAAATTGAAGACCAATTAAATGAATGAAAAATTTTGGAAGAAAAATTTAATTCTTTAAGTTTAAACGATGAAATTAAAAATAAAATTAAAGAAATTGATAATTTTAAAGATGAATCAAAACGAAAATTGAATCAAGAAAATAGTGAAGAAAATAAAAAAATTATAAGACTTATCCAAAATAATTCATTTACTGAAATTGAAAAAAGTTGCCAAGATGATGAAATAAAACAAAAAATATTAAAATTGAAACCATTTTGAAATATTTATCAAAAAATCCAACAAATAAGACAAAAAGCTCTAAATTTATTAAACAAAGGGAAATCAGAAATTAAAAAAGAATACGAAGAAAAAAAACTATCAATGAAATAG